Proteins encoded by one window of Sphaerodactylus townsendi isolate TG3544 linkage group LG04, MPM_Stown_v2.3, whole genome shotgun sequence:
- the LOC125431973 gene encoding uncharacterized protein LOC125431973: MHSRSCTFHNNPPGTAKSTDPVAECSHQGLFFRNNSSRAWFRLLQGTLASMRGCQGGSNILHSRKELEGRPSEQEVRGLYPWHQCNNPQKMKEWSSWTSWRSWLGTTREFLGPLCAHAHCLYSYRPPREAIQKVQQKVQPPLSSVQPLPTSWSCATTPYQLELCNHSNVQLVPVLSAIPTSWRHSETPIPCSYRPSSNPQETQR; encoded by the exons ATGCACAGCAGGAGTTGCACTTTTCACAACAATCCACCGGGGACAGCAAAGTCCACAGATCCTGTAGCTGAGTGCTCCCACCAAGGCCTTTTTTTCAGGAACAACAGCTCCAGAGCTTGGTTCCGACTTCTACAG GGAACACTGGCTTCCATGAGAGGATGCCAAGGAGGATCCAACATTCTGCACTCCAGAAAGgagttggaagggagaccatccgAACAGGAAGTCCGGGGTTTGTACCCATGGCACCAATGCAACAACCCCCAAAAGATGAAGGAATGGAGCAGCTGGACATCCTGGAGGAGTTGGCTTGGGACCACAAGGGAGTTCTTGGGCCCCCTCTGTGCCCATGCACACTGTCTTTATTCCTACAGACCCCCACGAGAAGCCATCCAAAAGGTGCAGCAGAAGGTGCAGCCTCCACTGTCGTCTGTGCAACCACTCCCTACCAGCTGGAGCTGTGCAACCACTCCCTATCAGCTGGAGCTGTGCAACCACTCAAATGTCCAACTGGTTCCAGTGCTCTCAGCCATCCCCACCAGCTGGAGACACAGTGAGACACCAATCCCCTGTAGCTATAGACCATCCTCAAACCCCCAGGAGACCCAAAGGTGA